Proteins from one Vibrio pomeroyi genomic window:
- a CDS encoding SDR family oxidoreductase, protein MKKLALITGSKGGIGSAISSKLVADGYRVIATYFTGNYQCALDWFNEKQFTEDQVRLFELDVTNTAECALSLSKLLEEEGTVDVLVNNAGITRDSVFKKMDAEAWKDVIETNLNSLFNVTQPLFAPMCEKGNCRVINISSVNGLKGQFGQTNYSAAKAGMIGFSKALAAEGARSGVTVNVIAPGYTATPMVEQMKPEVLDSIKNQIPMKRLATPVEIADAVGFLASDSGAYITGETLSVNGGLYMH, encoded by the coding sequence ATGAAAAAGCTTGCTTTAATTACAGGATCAAAAGGCGGTATCGGATCAGCAATATCTTCGAAATTAGTCGCGGATGGATATCGTGTGATCGCGACCTATTTTACTGGGAATTATCAATGTGCATTAGATTGGTTTAATGAAAAACAATTCACTGAAGATCAGGTGAGACTGTTTGAATTAGATGTAACTAACACCGCTGAATGTGCATTGAGCTTAAGCAAGTTGTTGGAAGAAGAAGGCACGGTTGATGTGTTGGTAAACAATGCTGGTATTACGCGTGACAGTGTATTCAAAAAGATGGATGCGGAAGCATGGAAAGACGTGATTGAGACTAACCTCAACAGTCTTTTCAATGTAACACAGCCTCTGTTTGCGCCTATGTGTGAAAAGGGCAACTGCCGAGTCATCAACATTTCTTCAGTGAACGGTCTTAAAGGTCAATTCGGGCAAACTAATTACTCGGCGGCTAAAGCGGGAATGATTGGTTTCTCGAAAGCCTTAGCTGCTGAAGGCGCTCGCAGTGGCGTGACTGTGAACGTGATTGCCCCTGGCTACACTGCAACACCTATGGTTGAGCAAATGAAGCCTGAAGTCCTTGATTCAATCAAGAACCAAATCCCAATGAAACGCTTGGCTACACCTGTTGAGATTGCAGATGCAGTGGGCTTTTTAGCGAGTGATTCCGGTGCGTACATTACAGGCGAGACTCTGTCTGTGAATGGCGGCTTGTACATGCACTAA
- a CDS encoding acetyl-CoA C-acetyltransferase — protein MEKVFIVAAKRTPIGAFTGSLKNVSAGELAGVAIKGALEAADLPLDAVDEVIVGNVISAGQGMGVARQASIYAGLAEETPAYGVNMICGSGMKSVMDAAAHIKAQDAEVVVAAGVEVMSQIPFVVPPSIRNGHKMGDISMKDLLVGDGLTDAFNNYHMGMTAENIANALNISRLAQDNYALESQQKAVAAIEASKFTEQIVPVEVKQRRQTVTFDTDEYPKSDATFEGLQKLRPAFDREGTVTAGNASGINDGASAIILASESAVAKYGLTPLVELSSYAQSGLDPKIMGLGPVEAVSKALDKAELTLEEIDLFELNEAFAAQALGVMYQLSEQHDLPLEAFKPKVNVNGGAIALGHPLGASGNRIIVSLIHEMLEQKTTYGVASLCVGGGMGTAVLLKGIEG, from the coding sequence ATGGAAAAAGTATTTATTGTTGCGGCAAAACGTACACCGATTGGCGCGTTTACAGGTTCGCTCAAGAACGTGTCAGCGGGCGAATTAGCTGGGGTCGCGATTAAAGGTGCACTAGAGGCTGCAGACCTTCCGCTAGATGCGGTTGATGAAGTGATCGTCGGTAACGTGATTTCTGCAGGTCAAGGCATGGGCGTAGCGCGTCAAGCTTCAATCTACGCAGGGCTTGCAGAAGAAACACCAGCGTACGGCGTCAACATGATTTGTGGCAGTGGCATGAAGTCAGTCATGGATGCGGCGGCGCACATTAAGGCACAAGACGCTGAAGTGGTGGTTGCTGCCGGTGTCGAAGTGATGTCTCAAATCCCTTTTGTGGTTCCGCCGAGCATTCGTAACGGACACAAGATGGGCGACATTTCGATGAAAGATCTGTTGGTAGGCGATGGTTTAACGGATGCGTTTAACAACTACCACATGGGCATGACGGCTGAAAACATCGCGAATGCGTTGAACATTTCACGCCTTGCTCAAGATAACTATGCGTTAGAGAGCCAACAGAAAGCGGTCGCGGCTATCGAAGCTAGCAAGTTCACCGAGCAAATCGTGCCAGTCGAAGTGAAGCAACGTAGACAAACAGTCACTTTTGATACTGATGAGTATCCGAAATCTGACGCAACATTCGAAGGCCTACAAAAGCTTCGTCCGGCATTCGACCGTGAAGGAACCGTAACGGCGGGCAACGCTTCAGGTATCAATGACGGTGCGAGTGCAATTATCTTGGCATCAGAGAGCGCAGTCGCGAAATACGGACTAACGCCACTGGTTGAACTAAGCAGCTATGCACAATCTGGCTTAGACCCAAAAATCATGGGTTTAGGTCCTGTGGAAGCGGTATCGAAAGCGCTCGACAAAGCTGAACTAACGCTCGAAGAGATCGATTTGTTTGAACTGAATGAAGCCTTTGCAGCACAAGCGCTTGGTGTGATGTATCAGCTTTCTGAGCAGCACGACCTGCCTCTAGAGGCGTTCAAACCTAAGGTCAATGTGAATGGTGGAGCGATCGCGCTAGGCCATCCTCTTGGAGCTTCAGGCAATCGAATCATTGTTTCACTTATCCATGAGATGCTCGAACAAAAGACAACTTATGGTGTTGCTTCACTCTGTGTGGGTGGAGGAATGGGAACCGCTGTTTTGCTTAAAGGTATTGAAGGCTAA